The proteins below come from a single Streptomyces sp. M92 genomic window:
- a CDS encoding 4-(cytidine 5'-diphospho)-2-C-methyl-D-erythritol kinase, translated as MSVTVRVPAKVNVQLAVGAARPDGFHDLANVFLAVSLYDEVTATPAADGPRVTCEGPDAGQVPLDRTNLAARAALALAERYGRAPDVHLHIAKDIPVAGGMAGGSADCAGALVACDALWGTGASRDELLEICAELGSDVPFSLVGGAALGTGRGEKLAELEVGGDFHWVFALAARGLSTPAVFREFDRLGQGLDIPEPVADQAVLDALAKGDPAALAVAVSNDLQPAALSLFPELGDTLAAGRAAGALAALVSGSGPTTAFLAADAGSASDIAGVLRASGTCRDVRTAVGAAAGATVV; from the coding sequence GTGAGCGTGACGGTCCGCGTCCCCGCCAAGGTCAACGTCCAGCTCGCGGTCGGTGCCGCCCGCCCCGACGGCTTCCACGACCTGGCCAACGTCTTCCTCGCGGTCTCCCTGTACGACGAGGTCACCGCCACCCCGGCCGCCGACGGACCCCGCGTCACCTGTGAGGGCCCGGACGCCGGCCAGGTCCCCCTGGACCGCACCAACCTGGCGGCCCGCGCGGCACTCGCCCTCGCCGAGCGCTACGGCCGCGCCCCCGACGTCCACCTGCACATCGCCAAGGACATCCCGGTCGCCGGCGGCATGGCGGGCGGCAGCGCCGACTGCGCGGGCGCGCTGGTCGCCTGCGACGCCCTGTGGGGCACCGGCGCCTCGCGCGACGAGCTGCTGGAAATCTGCGCCGAGCTGGGCAGCGACGTGCCGTTCAGCCTGGTCGGCGGGGCGGCGCTGGGCACCGGGCGGGGCGAGAAGCTGGCGGAGCTGGAGGTCGGCGGCGACTTCCACTGGGTGTTCGCGCTGGCCGCGCGGGGGCTGTCGACCCCGGCCGTCTTCCGTGAGTTCGACCGGCTGGGTCAGGGCCTGGACATTCCGGAGCCGGTCGCCGACCAGGCGGTCCTCGACGCCCTCGCCAAGGGCGACCCGGCCGCGCTCGCCGTGGCCGTCTCCAACGACCTCCAGCCGGCGGCGCTCTCCCTCTTCCCGGAACTGGGCGACACCCTCGCGGCGGGACGGGCGGCTGGAGCGCTGGCGGCGCTGGTGTCGGGATCGGGGCCGACGACGGCCTTCCTCGCGGCGGACGCCGGGTCCGCGTCGGACATCGCGGGGGTGCTGCGGGCGTCGGGGACGTGCCGGGACGTGCGGACCGCGGTGGGGGCGGCGGCGGGGGCGACGGTGGTCTGA
- a CDS encoding ABC-F family ATP-binding cassette domain-containing protein — protein MAVNLVNVENVSKVYGTRALLDGVSLGVSEGDRIGVVGRNGDGKTTMIRMLARLEEPDTGRVTHSGGLRLGVLTQHDSLDPEATVRHEVIGDMADHEWAGDAKVRDVLTGLFGGLDMPGFPQGLDTVIGPLSGGERRRIALAKLLIEEQDLIVLDEPTNHLDVEGIAWLAKHLRERRSALVCVTHDRWFLDQVCTRMWDVQRGDVYEYEGGYSDYVFARAERERIAATEETKRQNLVRKELAWLRRGAPARTSKPRFRVEAANELIADVPPPRDSSELMKFASSRLGKTVFDLEDVTVQAGPKVLLKHVTWQLGPGDRIGLVGVNGAGKTSLLRAMAQAARSEGDEQPAGGRVRVGKTVKLAYLSQEVAELDPTWRVLEAVQRVRERVDLGKGREMTAGQLCETFGFGKEKQWTPVGDLSGGERRRLQLLRLLMDEPNVLFLDEPTNDLDIETLTQLEDVLDGWPGSMIVISHDRFFIERTTDRVFALLGDGALRMLPRGIDEYLERRKRMEEAAAASAPAAAAKPATAVPEKSAADVRAAKKELQKIERQLDKVSQKETKLHAQIAENATDFAKVAELDAELRELAGQREELEMRWLELAEDA, from the coding sequence ATGGCCGTCAACCTGGTCAATGTCGAGAACGTCAGCAAGGTGTACGGCACCCGTGCACTCCTCGACGGCGTGTCCCTCGGCGTCTCCGAAGGGGACCGCATCGGTGTCGTCGGCCGCAACGGCGACGGCAAGACGACCATGATCCGGATGCTGGCCAGGCTGGAGGAGCCCGACACCGGCCGCGTCACCCACTCCGGCGGACTGCGCCTCGGCGTGCTCACCCAGCACGACTCCCTCGACCCGGAGGCGACCGTCCGCCACGAGGTCATCGGCGACATGGCCGACCACGAGTGGGCGGGCGACGCCAAGGTCCGCGACGTGCTGACCGGGCTGTTCGGCGGGCTGGACATGCCGGGGTTCCCGCAGGGGCTGGACACCGTCATCGGGCCGCTCTCCGGCGGTGAGCGGCGCCGGATCGCGCTGGCCAAGCTCCTCATCGAGGAACAGGACCTGATCGTCCTCGACGAGCCCACCAACCACCTCGACGTCGAGGGCATCGCCTGGCTCGCCAAGCACCTGCGCGAGCGGCGCTCGGCGCTCGTGTGCGTGACGCACGACCGCTGGTTCCTGGACCAGGTCTGCACCCGCATGTGGGACGTGCAGCGCGGCGACGTCTACGAGTACGAGGGCGGCTACTCCGACTACGTCTTCGCCCGCGCCGAACGCGAGCGCATCGCCGCCACCGAGGAGACCAAGCGGCAGAACCTCGTCCGCAAGGAGCTGGCCTGGCTGCGGCGCGGGGCGCCCGCCCGCACCTCCAAGCCGCGCTTCCGCGTCGAGGCCGCCAACGAGCTGATCGCCGACGTGCCGCCGCCCCGGGACAGCAGCGAGCTGATGAAGTTCGCCTCGTCGCGGCTCGGCAAGACCGTGTTCGACCTGGAGGACGTGACCGTCCAGGCCGGCCCCAAGGTGCTGCTCAAGCACGTCACCTGGCAGCTCGGCCCCGGCGACCGCATCGGCCTGGTCGGTGTCAACGGCGCCGGCAAGACGTCCCTGCTGCGGGCCATGGCCCAGGCCGCCCGCAGCGAGGGCGACGAGCAGCCGGCGGGCGGGCGGGTGCGCGTCGGCAAGACCGTCAAGCTGGCCTACCTGTCGCAGGAGGTCGCCGAGCTCGACCCGACCTGGCGGGTGCTGGAGGCCGTGCAGCGCGTGCGCGAGCGCGTCGACCTCGGCAAGGGCCGGGAGATGACCGCCGGGCAGCTGTGCGAGACCTTCGGCTTCGGCAAGGAGAAGCAGTGGACGCCGGTCGGCGACCTCTCCGGCGGTGAGCGGCGGCGGCTGCAGCTGCTGCGGCTGCTGATGGACGAGCCCAACGTCCTCTTCCTCGACGAGCCCACCAACGACCTCGACATCGAGACCCTGACCCAGCTCGAGGACGTCCTCGACGGCTGGCCCGGGTCGATGATCGTCATCTCCCACGACCGCTTCTTCATCGAGCGGACCACCGACCGGGTCTTCGCCCTCCTCGGCGACGGCGCCCTGCGGATGCTGCCGCGCGGCATCGACGAGTACCTGGAGCGCCGGAAGCGGATGGAGGAGGCGGCCGCGGCGAGCGCCCCGGCCGCGGCCGCGAAGCCGGCCACCGCCGTGCCCGAGAAGAGCGCCGCCGACGTGCGCGCCGCCAAGAAGGAACTCCAGAAGATCGAGCGGCAGCTGGACAAGGTCTCCCAGAAGGAGACCAAGCTGCACGCACAAATCGCCGAGAACGCCACGGACTTCGCGAAGGTGGCCGAACTCGACGCCGAGCTGCGGGAACTGGCCGGTCAGCGCGAGGAGCTGGAAATGCGCTGGCTGGAACTCGCCGAGGACGCCTGA
- a CDS encoding Uma2 family endonuclease: MTAESVEHRVQWPVPPQDGYTVDDLFTLPDLPPHTELIDGSLVFVSPQRRFHANVIDLLVWGLRAGLPAEFKVSREMTTILDRRNGPEPDVSIVRAEAVTGPAQTSYLAEDVLLAVEVVSPDSESRDRTTKPQKYAAAGIPNFWRVEQGGTDGRPVIHVYELDPMTKAYVHMGMHRDQIKVEKPYVIDIDLTAIDNL; encoded by the coding sequence ATGACCGCCGAGTCCGTAGAGCACCGCGTTCAGTGGCCGGTGCCGCCGCAGGACGGATACACCGTGGACGACCTGTTCACGCTGCCGGATCTCCCGCCGCACACCGAGCTGATCGACGGGAGTCTGGTTTTCGTGAGTCCGCAGCGCCGTTTCCACGCGAATGTGATCGACCTGCTGGTCTGGGGGCTGCGCGCAGGATTGCCCGCCGAGTTCAAGGTCAGCCGGGAGATGACCACCATCCTCGACCGGCGCAACGGTCCGGAGCCCGACGTGAGCATCGTCCGTGCCGAGGCGGTCACCGGGCCGGCCCAGACGAGCTACCTGGCTGAAGACGTTCTCCTTGCCGTCGAGGTCGTCTCCCCGGACTCCGAGTCCCGCGACCGCACGACCAAACCCCAGAAGTACGCTGCCGCCGGCATCCCGAACTTCTGGCGCGTCGAGCAGGGCGGTACGGACGGCAGGCCGGTCATCCATGTCTACGAACTCGACCCGATGACCAAGGCTTATGTGCACATGGGCATGCACCGTGACCAGATCAAGGTCGAAAAGCCCTACGTCATCGACATCGACCTGACTGCCATCGACAACCTCTGA
- the rsmI gene encoding 16S rRNA (cytidine(1402)-2'-O)-methyltransferase, giving the protein MTGTLVLAGTPIGDVRDAPPRLAEELAEADVVAAEDTRRLRRLTQALGVTPRGRVVSYFEGNESARTPELVDELAGGARVLLVTDAGMPSVSDPGYRLVAAAVERDVRVTAVPGPSAVLTALALSGLPVDRFCFEGFLPRKAGERRARLREAAAERRTLVYFEAPHRLDDTLADMAEAFGSGRRAAVCRELTKTYEEVRRGGLGELAAWAAEGVRGEITVVVEGAPEQGPEEVGAAELVRRVRVREEAGERRKEAIAAVAAQAGLPKREVFDAVVAAKNAGA; this is encoded by the coding sequence GTGACTGGAACCCTTGTACTCGCGGGCACCCCCATCGGCGACGTGCGCGACGCGCCGCCCCGGCTCGCCGAGGAACTGGCCGAGGCCGACGTCGTCGCCGCCGAGGACACCCGGCGGCTGCGCCGGCTCACCCAGGCGCTCGGTGTCACCCCGCGCGGGCGTGTCGTGTCGTACTTCGAGGGCAACGAGTCCGCCCGCACCCCCGAGCTGGTCGACGAGCTGGCGGGCGGCGCGCGCGTGCTGCTGGTGACCGACGCGGGGATGCCGTCCGTCTCCGACCCCGGCTACCGGCTGGTCGCCGCCGCCGTCGAGCGGGACGTCCGGGTCACCGCCGTACCCGGGCCGTCCGCCGTGCTCACCGCGCTCGCCCTGTCCGGGCTGCCCGTCGACCGGTTCTGCTTCGAGGGGTTCCTGCCCCGCAAGGCCGGCGAGCGGCGCGCGCGGCTGCGCGAGGCGGCCGCGGAGCGCCGCACCCTCGTGTACTTCGAGGCCCCGCACCGCCTCGACGACACTCTCGCCGACATGGCCGAGGCGTTCGGTTCCGGGCGGCGGGCCGCCGTCTGCCGGGAGCTGACCAAGACGTACGAGGAGGTCAGGCGCGGCGGGCTGGGGGAGCTGGCCGCGTGGGCCGCCGAAGGGGTGCGCGGTGAGATCACCGTCGTCGTCGAGGGGGCCCCGGAGCAGGGGCCCGAGGAGGTCGGCGCGGCGGAACTGGTGCGCAGGGTGCGGGTGCGCGAGGAGGCGGGGGAGCGGCGCAAGGAGGCCATCGCGGCGGTCGCCGCACAGGCTGGCCTGCCCAAGCGCGAGGTGTTCGACGCGGTGGTGGCGGCGAAGAACGCGGGGGCGTGA
- the rsmA gene encoding 16S rRNA (adenine(1518)-N(6)/adenine(1519)-N(6))-dimethyltransferase RsmA produces the protein MSSPTPDALLGPADVRELAAALGVRPTKQRGQNFVIDANTVRRIVRTAEVRPDDVVVEVGPGLGSLTLALLEAADKVTAVEIDDVLAAALPATVAARMPERADRFALVHSDAMQVTELPGPPPTALVANLPYNVAVPVLLHMLETFPTIERTLVMVQAEVADRLAAGPGSKVYGVPSVKANWYAEVKRAGAIGRNVFWPAPNVDSGLVSLVRRTEPLKTTASRREVFAVVDAAFAQRRKTLRAALAGWAGSAAAAEEALVAAGVSPRARGEALTVEEFARIAEHKARSAQHEE, from the coding sequence GTGAGCAGCCCCACCCCCGACGCCCTCCTGGGTCCCGCCGACGTCCGCGAACTCGCGGCGGCCCTCGGCGTACGCCCCACCAAGCAGCGCGGCCAGAACTTCGTCATCGACGCGAACACGGTCCGCCGTATCGTCCGCACCGCCGAGGTACGCCCCGACGACGTGGTGGTCGAGGTGGGACCGGGTCTCGGCTCGCTCACCCTGGCCCTGCTGGAGGCGGCCGACAAGGTCACCGCCGTCGAGATCGACGACGTCCTCGCCGCCGCCCTGCCCGCCACCGTCGCCGCCCGCATGCCCGAGCGCGCCGACCGGTTCGCGCTCGTCCACTCCGACGCCATGCAGGTGACCGAGCTGCCGGGCCCGCCCCCGACCGCGCTGGTCGCGAACCTTCCGTACAACGTGGCCGTGCCCGTCCTCCTCCACATGCTGGAGACCTTCCCGACCATCGAGCGGACCCTCGTCATGGTCCAGGCGGAGGTCGCCGACCGTCTCGCCGCCGGACCCGGCTCGAAGGTGTACGGCGTCCCCTCCGTGAAGGCCAACTGGTACGCCGAGGTCAAGCGGGCCGGCGCCATCGGCCGCAACGTCTTCTGGCCCGCGCCGAACGTCGACAGCGGCCTGGTGTCACTCGTGCGGCGGACCGAGCCGCTGAAGACCACCGCGTCCCGGCGCGAGGTGTTCGCCGTCGTCGACGCCGCGTTCGCCCAGCGCCGCAAGACCCTGCGGGCCGCCCTCGCCGGGTGGGCCGGGTCCGCCGCGGCCGCCGAGGAGGCCCTCGTCGCCGCGGGCGTGTCGCCGCGGGCGCGCGGAGAGGCGCTGACCGTGGAAGAGTTCGCGCGTATCGCCGAGCACAAGGCGCGCAGCGCCCAGCACGAGGAGTGA
- a CDS encoding dolichyl-phosphate-mannose--protein mannosyltransferase — MTSTASSTDTRQDQAPHEQRPAWQQRLRRFGYPAPPAADDVRDRLVPPYTRPGPRLWVFLNLSKSRAERLVRWSAWGGPLLVALFAGVLRFWNLGSPKAVIFDETYYAKDAWALIHRGFEVNWDKNANDLILNSGGDVPIPADASYVVHPPVGKYVIGLGELLFGFDPFGWRFMTALLGTLSVLLLCRIGRRLFRSTFLGCLAGALMAVDGLHFVMSRTALLDSVLMFFVLAAFGCLVADRDWARGRLAAALPVDADGRVRPDAHLAETFRFGWRPWRLAAGLMLGLAAATKWNGLYIMAAFCVMAVLWDVGTRRVAGAHRPHLAVLRYDLGWAFLSTVPVALGTYLLSWLGWILSPSDGTGGYYRDWAATDGGNSSWSWLFPDWWRSLWHYETQVLEFHTHLTSPHTYQSNPWSWIVMGRPVSYFYESPSPGSDGCPADAGEKCAREVLALGTPLLWWVGCFALLYVLWRWVFRRDWRAGAIACGLAAGYLPWFLYQERTIFVFYAVVFVPFLCLAVAMLLGAVIGRPGCGDARRVAGATGAGVLVLLIAWNFIYFWPIYTGTAIPMEDWRARMWLDTWV, encoded by the coding sequence GTGACCAGTACCGCGTCCTCCACGGACACCCGGCAGGACCAGGCCCCGCACGAGCAGCGGCCGGCCTGGCAGCAGCGGCTGCGCCGCTTCGGCTACCCGGCACCGCCCGCGGCCGACGACGTCCGCGACCGGCTGGTGCCGCCGTACACGCGTCCGGGGCCGCGGCTGTGGGTCTTCCTCAACCTGTCGAAGTCGCGCGCCGAGCGGCTCGTGCGCTGGTCGGCGTGGGGCGGGCCGCTGCTGGTGGCGCTGTTCGCGGGGGTGCTGCGGTTCTGGAACCTGGGCAGCCCGAAGGCGGTGATATTCGACGAGACGTACTACGCCAAGGACGCGTGGGCGCTGATCCACCGCGGTTTCGAGGTCAACTGGGACAAGAACGCCAACGACCTGATCCTGAACTCCGGCGGCGACGTCCCGATCCCGGCCGACGCGTCCTACGTGGTGCACCCGCCGGTCGGCAAGTACGTCATCGGACTCGGCGAGCTGCTGTTCGGCTTCGACCCGTTCGGCTGGCGCTTCATGACGGCACTGCTCGGCACCCTCTCGGTGCTGCTGCTGTGCCGGATCGGCCGGCGCCTGTTCCGCTCGACCTTCCTGGGGTGCCTGGCGGGCGCGCTGATGGCGGTGGACGGGCTGCACTTCGTGATGAGCCGCACCGCGCTGCTGGACAGCGTGCTGATGTTCTTCGTGCTGGCGGCCTTCGGCTGCCTGGTCGCCGACCGGGACTGGGCCCGGGGCAGACTCGCCGCCGCGCTGCCCGTGGACGCCGACGGCCGGGTCCGCCCGGACGCGCACCTGGCGGAGACGTTCCGCTTCGGGTGGCGGCCGTGGCGGCTGGCGGCGGGGCTGATGCTGGGCCTGGCGGCGGCCACCAAGTGGAACGGCCTGTACATCATGGCGGCGTTCTGCGTGATGGCCGTGCTGTGGGACGTCGGCACCCGCCGGGTCGCGGGCGCCCACCGGCCGCACCTGGCGGTCCTCAGGTACGACCTGGGCTGGGCGTTCCTGTCGACGGTCCCGGTGGCGCTCGGCACCTACCTGCTGTCCTGGCTGGGCTGGATCCTCTCCCCCTCGGACGGCACCGGCGGCTACTACCGCGACTGGGCGGCGACCGACGGCGGGAACAGCTCCTGGTCGTGGCTCTTCCCGGACTGGTGGCGCAGCCTGTGGCACTACGAGACGCAGGTGCTGGAGTTCCACACCCACCTGACGTCGCCGCACACGTACCAGTCCAATCCGTGGAGCTGGATCGTGATGGGCCGCCCCGTCTCCTACTTCTACGAGTCGCCCTCGCCCGGCTCGGACGGCTGCCCGGCCGACGCGGGCGAGAAGTGCGCCCGCGAGGTGCTGGCGCTGGGCACGCCGCTGCTGTGGTGGGTGGGCTGCTTCGCGCTGCTGTACGTGCTGTGGCGCTGGGTCTTCCGCCGGGACTGGCGGGCGGGCGCCATCGCCTGCGGCCTCGCGGCCGGCTATCTGCCGTGGTTCCTGTACCAGGAGCGCACGATCTTCGTCTTCTACGCGGTCGTCTTCGTCCCCTTCCTGTGCCTGGCGGTGGCGATGCTGCTGGGGGCGGTCATCGGCCGGCCGGGCTGCGGCGACGCCCGGCGGGTCGCGGGGGCGACGGGCGCGGGCGTGCTGGTGCTGCTGATCGCCTGGAACTTCATCTACTTCTGGCCCATCTACACGGGCACGGCGATCCCGATGGAGGACTGGCGGGCGCGGATGTGGCTGGACACGTGGGTCTAG
- a CDS encoding TatD family hydrolase yields MPSNASGRSDKNDAPPLPEPLRVPVADSHTHLDMQSGTVAEGLARAASVGVTTVVQVGCDLAGSRWAAETAAAHDAVHATVALHPNEAPRIVHGDPDGWSRQGAREPGGGAALDEALAEIDRLAALPQVKGVGETGLDYFRTGPEGKEAQERSFRAHIEIAKRHGKTLVIHDRDAHADVLRVLKEEGAPERTVFHCYSGDAEMAEVCASAGYYMSFAGNVTFKNAQNLRDALAVAPAELILVETDAPFLTPVPYRGRPNAPYLIPVTVRAMAAVRGVDEDTLATALAANTARAFGY; encoded by the coding sequence ATGCCTTCGAACGCCTCCGGCCGCTCCGACAAGAACGACGCGCCGCCGCTGCCCGAGCCTCTGCGGGTGCCGGTCGCCGACTCTCACACCCACCTCGACATGCAGTCGGGCACGGTGGCGGAAGGCCTCGCCAGGGCCGCGTCGGTCGGCGTCACGACCGTCGTCCAGGTCGGCTGCGACCTCGCCGGCTCCCGCTGGGCGGCCGAGACGGCGGCGGCCCACGACGCCGTGCACGCCACCGTCGCCCTGCACCCCAACGAGGCGCCACGGATCGTGCACGGAGACCCCGATGGCTGGTCCAGGCAGGGGGCGCGCGAGCCCGGCGGGGGCGCGGCGCTCGATGAGGCGCTCGCCGAGATCGACCGCCTCGCGGCACTCCCGCAGGTCAAGGGCGTCGGCGAGACGGGTCTGGACTACTTCCGCACCGGCCCCGAGGGCAAGGAGGCGCAGGAGAGGTCCTTCCGCGCCCACATCGAGATCGCCAAGCGGCACGGCAAGACCCTGGTCATCCACGACCGCGACGCCCACGCCGACGTCCTGCGCGTCCTCAAGGAGGAGGGCGCCCCCGAGCGCACCGTCTTCCACTGCTACTCCGGCGACGCCGAGATGGCCGAGGTGTGCGCGAGCGCCGGCTACTACATGTCCTTCGCCGGGAACGTCACCTTCAAGAACGCCCAGAACCTCCGCGACGCCCTCGCCGTCGCCCCGGCGGAACTGATCCTGGTGGAGACCGACGCGCCGTTCCTCACCCCCGTGCCCTACCGGGGCCGGCCGAACGCCCCCTACCTGATCCCGGTCACGGTGCGTGCCATGGCCGCCGTGCGCGGCGTCGACGAGGACACCCTGGCGACCGCGCTGGCCGCGAACACCGCACGCGCCTTCGGGTACTGA
- a CDS encoding resuscitation-promoting factor yields MSGTQFETYETGAPYDVHSAPTLPYGDTYRPPLPRQGTHPVPVPAPAPDGGRAARRRRERRPAPTDGSLRRLVPRALVVAFLAGGTTAFVAEDKAVELTVDGAPRTLHTFADDVTELLAEEGVQVGAHDVITPAPGTALTSGEEVTVHHGRPVLLTLDGRRRQVWTTARTVAGALRELGVRTQGAYLSAPASRRIGREGLALDVRTERVVTVLADGRARTVRTNAATVSEAVEQAGVTLRGEDTTSVPGTGFPRDGQTVTVLRITGSQEVREDPVPFAEQRTEDPTLYRGTEVVQQAGRPGLRRTTYALRTVNGVRQKPRELRTELVREPRPQIVRVGTRARPASVRGADHLNWQALAACESGGRPHAVDPSGTYGGLYQFDADTWHSLGGEGRPEDATAAEQTYRAKRLYVRSGASPWPHCGARLRS; encoded by the coding sequence GTGAGCGGAACGCAGTTCGAGACCTACGAGACCGGGGCGCCGTACGACGTCCACAGCGCGCCGACCCTGCCGTACGGCGACACCTACCGTCCCCCGCTGCCCCGGCAGGGCACCCACCCGGTGCCGGTACCCGCCCCCGCCCCCGACGGCGGCCGGGCCGCACGCCGGCGCCGGGAACGCCGGCCCGCGCCCACGGACGGCTCCCTGCGCCGCCTGGTGCCGCGCGCCCTGGTCGTGGCGTTCCTCGCGGGCGGCACCACCGCCTTCGTCGCCGAGGACAAGGCGGTCGAGCTGACCGTCGACGGCGCCCCGCGCACGCTGCACACCTTCGCCGACGACGTCACCGAACTGCTCGCCGAGGAAGGCGTCCAGGTGGGCGCCCACGATGTGATCACCCCCGCCCCCGGCACCGCTCTGACCAGCGGCGAGGAGGTCACCGTCCATCACGGACGCCCCGTCCTGCTCACTCTTGACGGTCGCCGCCGCCAGGTGTGGACGACCGCTCGGACAGTGGCGGGGGCGCTGCGGGAACTCGGCGTGCGCACCCAGGGCGCGTACCTGTCCGCCCCCGCCTCCCGGCGCATCGGACGCGAGGGACTCGCCCTGGACGTGCGCACCGAACGCGTGGTCACCGTCCTGGCGGACGGCCGGGCCCGCACCGTCCGCACCAACGCCGCCACCGTGAGCGAGGCCGTCGAGCAGGCCGGGGTCACCCTGCGCGGCGAGGACACCACCTCCGTCCCCGGCACCGGCTTCCCCCGCGACGGGCAGACCGTCACCGTGCTGCGGATCACCGGCTCCCAGGAGGTCCGCGAGGACCCGGTCCCCTTCGCCGAGCAACGGACCGAGGACCCGACCCTCTACCGGGGCACCGAGGTCGTCCAGCAGGCCGGACGGCCCGGTCTGCGGCGGACCACCTACGCCCTGCGCACCGTCAACGGCGTCCGGCAGAAACCGCGCGAGCTGCGCACCGAGCTGGTGCGCGAACCGCGCCCGCAGATCGTCCGGGTCGGCACCCGCGCCCGTCCCGCGTCCGTGCGGGGCGCCGACCACCTGAACTGGCAGGCCCTCGCCGCCTGCGAGTCGGGCGGCCGCCCGCACGCCGTCGACCCCTCCGGGACGTACGGGGGCCTCTACCAGTTCGACGCCGACACCTGGCACAGCCTCGGCGGCGAGGGGCGGCCCGAGGACGCGACGGCCGCCGAGCAGACGTACCGGGCGAAGAGGCTGTACGTGCGCAGCGGCGCCAGCCCGTGGCCGCACTGCGGGGCCCGGCTGCGGAGCTGA
- a CDS encoding outer membrane protein assembly factor BamB family protein, whose protein sequence is MSQPPNQPPQGGFGAPQDPPPGGFGAPTPPPPQGQPQPGYGYPQQPPGQPQPGYGYPQQPPGQPGPYGQPGPYNSGPYGPPQQPGQPGYGYPQAQFPGAPGTPPPGGSGSRNPFKGKPALAVGAAVAALLVIGGSVWAVTAAGGDDKDKKPVAGKSDDPKPSGSGGGAPVNPGDGSGDGGEDPENLNEGRQAGESKVLWYKEAPDAPGSGADAEGMWVTDKAAVKAAYKQVFAWNVGDGKPAWNPITFPEKICAVTSEKTADDKIVVAHMSGSSDRAKCNKLQEIDLATGEKGWAQEVEDGELFDTTLSVELTVSGKTLMVARSQSGTAYDVTSGKKLYDKRRYGDACFPAGFAGSANKLVQVASCGAGGNNAHDELQGLDPKTGKVLWTYKYEKGWRVARAYSVDPLVVYATNEDKKVWNISTFTSGGKVQEQVGVDEDFAPECGWAILERDLQGCAGVAVGGGTLYLPTEAATGANEIVAIDLATGKEKWRTKSPADESMMPMKIEGDQLIAYVQPSYDAGGQIVSIPTGGGDHKPAKLLQNPQAVADIENSFYSKDIDWVDGRFYISSTRLTGNDEAKEKLMLAFGK, encoded by the coding sequence ATGAGCCAGCCGCCCAACCAGCCGCCGCAGGGTGGCTTCGGAGCGCCGCAGGACCCACCGCCGGGAGGCTTCGGGGCACCGACCCCGCCGCCCCCGCAGGGGCAGCCGCAACCGGGGTACGGCTACCCGCAGCAGCCGCCCGGCCAGCCGCAACCGGGGTACGGCTACCCGCAGCAGCCGCCCGGCCAGCCGGGCCCCTACGGCCAGCCCGGACCGTACAACTCCGGCCCGTACGGGCCGCCCCAGCAGCCCGGCCAGCCGGGGTACGGCTACCCGCAGGCGCAGTTCCCGGGCGCGCCCGGCACCCCGCCGCCCGGCGGCTCCGGCTCCCGCAACCCGTTCAAGGGCAAGCCGGCCCTGGCGGTCGGCGCCGCGGTCGCCGCCCTGCTCGTCATCGGCGGCAGCGTGTGGGCGGTCACCGCGGCCGGCGGTGACGACAAGGACAAGAAGCCCGTCGCCGGAAAGAGCGACGACCCCAAGCCCTCCGGCTCCGGCGGCGGCGCCCCGGTCAACCCCGGCGACGGCAGCGGCGACGGCGGCGAGGACCCCGAGAACCTCAACGAGGGCCGCCAGGCCGGCGAGTCCAAGGTGCTCTGGTACAAGGAGGCGCCCGACGCCCCCGGTTCCGGCGCCGACGCCGAGGGCATGTGGGTCACCGACAAGGCCGCGGTGAAGGCGGCGTACAAGCAGGTCTTCGCCTGGAACGTCGGCGACGGCAAGCCCGCCTGGAACCCGATCACCTTCCCGGAGAAGATCTGCGCGGTCACCTCGGAGAAGACGGCCGACGACAAGATCGTCGTCGCCCACATGAGCGGCTCCAGCGACCGCGCCAAGTGCAACAAGCTCCAGGAGATCGACCTCGCCACCGGCGAGAAGGGCTGGGCGCAGGAGGTCGAGGACGGCGAGCTGTTCGACACCACGCTCTCCGTGGAGCTCACCGTCAGCGGCAAGACCCTGATGGTCGCCCGGTCCCAGTCCGGCACCGCGTACGACGTCACCAGCGGCAAGAAGCTGTACGACAAGAGGAGGTACGGCGACGCCTGCTTCCCCGCCGGCTTCGCGGGCAGCGCTAACAAGCTGGTCCAGGTCGCCTCCTGCGGCGCCGGCGGCAACAACGCGCACGACGAGCTCCAGGGCCTCGACCCGAAGACCGGCAAGGTCCTGTGGACCTACAAGTACGAGAAGGGCTGGCGGGTCGCCCGCGCCTACTCCGTCGACCCGCTGGTCGTCTACGCCACCAACGAGGACAAGAAGGTCTGGAACATCTCCACCTTCACCTCCGGCGGCAAGGTCCAGGAACAGGTCGGCGTCGACGAGGACTTCGCCCCCGAGTGCGGCTGGGCGATCCTCGAACGCGACCTCCAGGGCTGCGCGGGCGTCGCCGTCGGCGGCGGCACCCTCTACCTGCCGACCGAGGCCGCCACCGGCGCCAACGAGATCGTCGCCATCGACCTCGCCACCGGCAAGGAGAAGTGGCGGACCAAGTCCCCTGCGGACGAGTCGATGATGCCGATGAAGATCGAGGGCGACCAGCTCATCGCCTACGTCCAGCCCTCGTACGACGCGGGCGGCCAAATCGTGTCGATCCCGACCGGCGGCGGCGACCACAAGCCGGCCAAGCTGCTGCAGAACCCGCAGGCCGTGGCGGACATCGAGAACAGCTTCTACTCCAAGGACATCGACTGGGTCGACGGGCGGTTCTACATCTCCAGCACCCGCCTGACCGGGAACGACGAAGCGAAGGAGAAGTTGATGCTCGCCTTCGGCAAGTGA